In a single window of the Cyanobacteriota bacterium genome:
- a CDS encoding DUF2256 domain-containing protein, whose protein sequence is MGRMRSKSDLPSKLCPVCQRPFTWRKKWKDCWDEVKYCSERCRRRRQAAGNSSVDNDE, encoded by the coding sequence ATGGGACGTATGCGATCGAAATCTGACCTGCCTTCTAAGCTTTGCCCTGTCTGTCAGCGACCATTTACCTGGCGCAAGAAGTGGAAAGACTGTTGGGATGAGGTTAAATATTGCTCTGAGCGGTGTCGGCGACGTAGACAGGCCGCTGGAAATAGCTCAGTTGACAATGATGAGTAA